In the Oryzias latipes chromosome 23, ASM223467v1 genome, one interval contains:
- the LOC101172864 gene encoding ras-related protein Rap-1b: MREYKLVVLGSGGVGKSALTVQFVQGIFVEKYDPTIEDSYRKQVEIDGQQCMLEILDTAGTEQFTAMRDLYMKNGQGFALVYSITAQSTFNDLQDLREQILRVKDTEDVPMILVGNKCDLEVERVVAKESGIGLARQWNSCAFLETSAKSKINVNEIFYDLVRQINKKSPVPGKTRKKPTCHLL, from the exons ATGCGTGAATACAAGCTGGTTGTTTTAGGATCGGGAGGCGTCGGGAAGTCAGCGCTG aCGGTCCAGTTTGTTCAGGGAATCTTTGTGGAGAAGTACGACCCGACGATAGAGGACTCCTACAGGAAG caaGTGGAGATCGATGGGCAGCAGTGCATGCTGGAGATCCTGGACACGGCAGGAACA GAGCAGTTCACGGCCATGAGAGACCTGTACATGAAGAACGGCCAGGGCTTTGCTCTGGTTTACTCCATCACCGCTCAGTCCACCTTCAACGACCTCCAGGATCTCCGGGAGCAAATCCTCCGAGTGAAGGACACGGAGGAC GTTCCCATGATCCTCGTGGGAAACAAATGCGACCTGGAGGTGGAGCGCGTCGTGGCGAAAGAGTCAGGGATCGGCCTCGCCCGCCAGTGGAACTCTTGTGCCTTTCTCGAGACTTCGGCCAAGAGCAAGATCAACGTCAACGAG ATCTTCTACGATCTCGTCCGGCAGATTAACAAAAAGAGTCCGGTTCCGGGAAAAACCCGTAAAAAGCCCACCTGTCATCTCCTCTAA